From Quercus lobata isolate SW786 chromosome 1, ValleyOak3.0 Primary Assembly, whole genome shotgun sequence, one genomic window encodes:
- the LOC115985981 gene encoding tropinone reductase homolog At5g06060-like isoform X1, with amino-acid sequence MKVIEVGLFFFRLYKSVTPQHISVEIRGKSFRKAMGLADNRWSLKGMSALVTGGTKGIGYAIVEELTKLGARVHTCSRNEAELNGCLKAWEDKGFLVSGSVCDASSKAQREKLMESVSSVFNGMLNILVNNVGTAIWKPAIEYTAEDFSTIFGTNFESAYHLSQLAHPLLKASGAGSIVFISSVAGVVSLKNLSVYSATKGAMNQLTKNLACEWAKDNIRTNSVAPWYIKTPLVDNVLEDTEYKEEVISRTPLKRIGEVEEVSSLVAFLCMPASSYTTGQIICVDGGMTVNGFNPSRD; translated from the exons ATGAAGGTGATAGAAGTAGGCTTGTTTTTCTTTCGCCTATATAAATCGGTCACCCCACAGCATATCAGTGTGGAAATT AGAGGGAAGAGTTTTAGGAAAGCAATGGGTTTGGCAGATAACAGATGGTCACTTAAGGGAATGAGCGCTCTTGTAACTGGTGGAACCAAAGGAATCgg GTATGCTATTGTGGAGGAGCTGACCAAACTAGGCGCAAGAGTACACACTTGTTCTCGAAATGAAGCTGAGCTAAATGGATGCTTAAAGGCTTGGGAAGATAAAGGGTTTCTGGTTTCTGGTTCAGTCTGTGATGCATCGTCTAAAGCCCAAAGAGAGAAGCTAATGGAGTCTGTCTCCTCTGTATTTAATGGAATGCTTAACATCCTA GTGAATAATGTTGGGACCGCTATATGGAAACCAGCAATTGAGTACACAGCTGAAGATTTCTCTACCATTTTCGGAACGAACTTTGAATCTGCTTACCACCTTTCCCAACTTGCACACCCCCTTTTGAAGGCGTCTGGAGCAGGAAGCATTGTGTTTATCTCCTCTGTTGCTGGGGTGGTTTCGTTAAAAAATTTGTCTGTTTATTCAGCAACTAAAG GAGCAATGAATCAGCTCACAAAGAATTTGGCATGTGAATGGGCAAAAGACAATATCAGGACCAATTCTGTGGCGCCATGGTACATCAAAACACCTCTAGTGGACAAT GTGCTCGAGGATACAGAATATAAGGAAGAGGTCATTTCTCGCACTCCATTGAAGCGCATAGGAGAAGTAGAGGAGGTCTCATCTTTGGTAGCATTCCTATGCATGCCAGCATCATCTTATACCACTGGCCAGATTATTTGCGTTGATGGTGGAATGACTGTCAACGGCTTTAACCCAAGTCGTGACTGA
- the LOC115985981 gene encoding tropinone reductase homolog At5g06060-like isoform X2: MGLADNRWSLKGMSALVTGGTKGIGYAIVEELTKLGARVHTCSRNEAELNGCLKAWEDKGFLVSGSVCDASSKAQREKLMESVSSVFNGMLNILVNNVGTAIWKPAIEYTAEDFSTIFGTNFESAYHLSQLAHPLLKASGAGSIVFISSVAGVVSLKNLSVYSATKGAMNQLTKNLACEWAKDNIRTNSVAPWYIKTPLVDNVLEDTEYKEEVISRTPLKRIGEVEEVSSLVAFLCMPASSYTTGQIICVDGGMTVNGFNPSRD; encoded by the exons ATGGGTTTGGCAGATAACAGATGGTCACTTAAGGGAATGAGCGCTCTTGTAACTGGTGGAACCAAAGGAATCgg GTATGCTATTGTGGAGGAGCTGACCAAACTAGGCGCAAGAGTACACACTTGTTCTCGAAATGAAGCTGAGCTAAATGGATGCTTAAAGGCTTGGGAAGATAAAGGGTTTCTGGTTTCTGGTTCAGTCTGTGATGCATCGTCTAAAGCCCAAAGAGAGAAGCTAATGGAGTCTGTCTCCTCTGTATTTAATGGAATGCTTAACATCCTA GTGAATAATGTTGGGACCGCTATATGGAAACCAGCAATTGAGTACACAGCTGAAGATTTCTCTACCATTTTCGGAACGAACTTTGAATCTGCTTACCACCTTTCCCAACTTGCACACCCCCTTTTGAAGGCGTCTGGAGCAGGAAGCATTGTGTTTATCTCCTCTGTTGCTGGGGTGGTTTCGTTAAAAAATTTGTCTGTTTATTCAGCAACTAAAG GAGCAATGAATCAGCTCACAAAGAATTTGGCATGTGAATGGGCAAAAGACAATATCAGGACCAATTCTGTGGCGCCATGGTACATCAAAACACCTCTAGTGGACAAT GTGCTCGAGGATACAGAATATAAGGAAGAGGTCATTTCTCGCACTCCATTGAAGCGCATAGGAGAAGTAGAGGAGGTCTCATCTTTGGTAGCATTCCTATGCATGCCAGCATCATCTTATACCACTGGCCAGATTATTTGCGTTGATGGTGGAATGACTGTCAACGGCTTTAACCCAAGTCGTGACTGA